The following proteins are encoded in a genomic region of Pan troglodytes isolate AG18354 chromosome 2, NHGRI_mPanTro3-v2.0_pri, whole genome shotgun sequence:
- the GLYCTK gene encoding glycerate kinase isoform X1, which translates to MAAALQVLPRLARAPLHPLLWRGSVARLASSMALAEQARQLFESAVGAVLPGPMLHRALSLDPGGRQLKVRDRNFQLRQNLYLVGFGKAVLGMAAAAEELLGQHLVQGVISVPKGIRAAMERAGKQEMLLKPHSRVQVFEGAEDNLPDRDALRAALAIQQLAEGLTADDLLLVLISGGGSALLPAPIPPVTLEEKQTLTRLLAARGATIQELNTIRKALSQLKGGGLAQAAYPAQVVSLILSDVVGDPVEVIASGPTVASSHNVQDCLHILNRYGLRAALPRSVKTVLSRADSDPHGPHTCGHVLNVIIGSNVLALAEAQRQAEALGYQAVVLSAAMQGDVKSMAQFYGLLAHVARTRLTPSMAGASVEEDAQLHELAAELQIPDLQLEEALETMARGRGPVCLLAGGEPTVQLQGSGRGGRNQELALRVGAELRRWPLGPIDVLFLSGGTDGQDGPTEAAGAWVTPELASQAAAEGLDIATFLAHNDSHTFFCRLQGGAHLLHTGMTGTNVMDTHLLFLRPR; encoded by the exons ATGGCTGCAGCCCTGCAGGTCCTGCCCCGCTTGGCCCGAGCCCCCTTGCATCCACTCCTCTGGCGGGGCTCAGTGGCCCGTCTGGCCAGCAGCATGGCCTTGGCAGAGCAGGCCAGGCAGCTGTTTGAGAGTGCTGTAGGTGCAGTGCTGCCGGGCCCCATGCTGCACCGGGCACTATCCTTGGACCCTGGTGGCAGACAGCTGAAGGTGCGGGACCGGAACTTTCAGCTGAGGCAAAACCTCTACCTGGTGGGCTTTGGCAAGGCTGTGCTGGGTATGGCAGCTGCAGCTGAGGAACTACTGGGCCAGCATCTTGTGCAGGGCGTGATCAGCGTTCCCAAGGGGATCCGTGCTGCCATGGAGCGTGCCGGCAAGCA GGAGATGCTGCTGAAGCCACATAGCCGTGTCCAGGTATTCGAGGGTGCGGAGGACAATCTCCCGGACCGCGATGCGCTGCGGGCTGCACTGGCCATCCAGCAACTGGCCGAGGGACTCACAGCTGATGACCTGCTGCTCGTGCTGATCTCAG GTGGGGGTTCAGCTCTGCTGCCTGCCCCCATCCCACCTGTCACACTGGAGGAGAAGCAGACACTCACTAGACTGCTGGCAGCCCGTGGAGCCACCATCCAGGAGTTGAACACCATTCGGAAGGCCCTGTCCCAGCTCAAGGGTGGGGGGCTGGCTCAGGCCGCCTACCCTGCCCAG GTGGTGAGCCTCATCCTGTCAGATGTGGTGGGGGACCCTGTGGAGGTGATTGCCAGTGGCCCCACCGTGGCCAGTTCCCACAATGTGCAAGATTGCCTGCATATCCTCAATCGCTACGGCCTCCGTGCAGCCCTGCCACGTTCTGTGAAGACTGTGCTGTCTCGGGCCGACTCTGACCCCCATGGGCCACACACCTGTGGCCATGTCCTGAATGTGATCATTGGCTCTAATGTGCTGGCGCTAGCTGAGGCCCAGCGGCAGGCCGAGGCACTGGGTTACCAGGCTGTGGTGCTGAGTGCAGCCATGCAAGGTGATGTAAAAAGTATGGCCCAGTTCTACGGGCTGCTGGCCCATGTGGCTAGAACCCGCCTCACCCCATCCATGGCTGGGGCTTCTGTGGAGGAAGATGCACAGCTCCATGAGCTGGCAGCTGAGCTTCAGATCCCAGACCTGCAGCTGGAGGAGGCTCTGGAGACCATGGCACGGGGAAGGGGCCCAGTCTGCCTGCTGGCTGGTGGCGAGCCCACAGTACAGCTGCAGGGCTCGGGCAGGGGTGGCCGGAACCAGGAACTGGCCCTGCGTGTTGGAGCAGAGTTGAGAAGGTGGCCGCTGGGGCCGATAGATGTGCTGTTTTTGAGCGGTGGCACCGATGGGCAGGATGGGCCCACAGAGGCTGCTGGGGCCTGGGTCACACCTGAGCTTGCCAGCCAGGCTGCAGCTGAGGGCCTGGACATAGCCACCTTCCTAGCCCACAATGACTCACATACCTTCTTCTGCCGCCTCCAGGGTGGGGCACACCTGCTGCACACAGGGATGACAGGTACCAATGTCATGGACACCCACCTCTTGTTCCTGCGGCCTCGGTGA
- the GLYCTK gene encoding glycerate kinase isoform X2: protein MAAALQVLPRLARAPLHPLLWRGSVARLASSMALAEQARQLFESAVGAVLPGPMLHRALSLDPGGRQLKVRDRNFQLRQNLYLVGFGKAVLGMAAAAEELLGQHLVQGVISVPKGIRAAMERAGKQEMLLKPHSRVQVFEGAEDNLPDRDALRAALAIQQLAEGLTADDLLLVLISGGEPHPVRCGGGPCGGDCQWPHRGQFPQCARLPAYPQSLRPPCSPATFCEDCAVSGRL, encoded by the exons ATGGCTGCAGCCCTGCAGGTCCTGCCCCGCTTGGCCCGAGCCCCCTTGCATCCACTCCTCTGGCGGGGCTCAGTGGCCCGTCTGGCCAGCAGCATGGCCTTGGCAGAGCAGGCCAGGCAGCTGTTTGAGAGTGCTGTAGGTGCAGTGCTGCCGGGCCCCATGCTGCACCGGGCACTATCCTTGGACCCTGGTGGCAGACAGCTGAAGGTGCGGGACCGGAACTTTCAGCTGAGGCAAAACCTCTACCTGGTGGGCTTTGGCAAGGCTGTGCTGGGTATGGCAGCTGCAGCTGAGGAACTACTGGGCCAGCATCTTGTGCAGGGCGTGATCAGCGTTCCCAAGGGGATCCGTGCTGCCATGGAGCGTGCCGGCAAGCA GGAGATGCTGCTGAAGCCACATAGCCGTGTCCAGGTATTCGAGGGTGCGGAGGACAATCTCCCGGACCGCGATGCGCTGCGGGCTGCACTGGCCATCCAGCAACTGGCCGAGGGACTCACAGCTGATGACCTGCTGCTCGTGCTGATCTCAG GTGGTGAGCCTCATCCTGTCAGATGTGGTGGGGGACCCTGTGGAGGTGATTGCCAGTGGCCCCACCGTGGCCAGTTCCCACAATGTGCAAGATTGCCTGCATATCCTCAATCGCTACGGCCTCCGTGCAGCCCTGCCACGTTCTGTGAAGACTGTGCTGTCTCGGGCCGACTCTGA